One Polaribacter sp. KT25b DNA segment encodes these proteins:
- a CDS encoding arylsulfatase, translated as MKLTSYFYLLILIVLSSCQKKTKLPNEISKPNIIIFYADDMGYGDLEIQNPESKIPTPNLDQLAREGMLMSDAHSSSGICTPSRYALLTGRYHWRDFNDIVHSMGPTVFKENQVTLPKILKENGYHTAAIGKWHLGWDWEAIRKKDFTQKEKIIRRKKELEIWPAQAYDWNKKIPGGPLSIGFDSYFGDGTINFPPYTWIKNDKVTEVPTLTLQHPKEEFALEGNWELRPGPAVKDWDFYKVLPTVTSSAVTFIKNQENAQKPFFLYMAFPSPHAPIIPNEEFRGKSKAGPYGDWMYQTDDAVGQILEALKLIKADENTIVIFTSDNGSERYAYERIKNYNHNSSNPFRGVKRDVYEGGHHVPFIVKWPNRIKSGTKNTQLFSQIDILNTLATITNSDLPKGFQHDSYNFSDVWLTDTSKPVREVLVQNTFTSKYAIRKGDWLYINNKDGYHSRIPKWFEEGQRFEKAKDTVQLFNLKDDIGQSTNLASQFPEKVKELAADFINQQKTETFKN; from the coding sequence ATGAAATTAACTAGCTATTTTTATTTATTGATATTGATAGTTTTATCATCTTGTCAAAAGAAAACAAAATTACCAAACGAAATAAGTAAACCTAATATTATCATTTTTTATGCTGATGATATGGGATATGGAGATTTAGAAATTCAAAACCCAGAATCTAAAATACCTACGCCAAATTTAGATCAATTAGCAAGAGAAGGTATGCTAATGTCAGATGCGCATAGTTCTTCTGGTATTTGTACACCAAGTAGATATGCACTTTTAACGGGTAGATATCATTGGCGAGATTTTAATGACATTGTACATTCTATGGGACCCACTGTTTTTAAAGAAAATCAGGTTACTTTGCCTAAAATTCTTAAAGAAAATGGTTATCATACAGCAGCTATTGGTAAATGGCATTTAGGTTGGGACTGGGAAGCTATCAGAAAAAAAGATTTTACTCAGAAAGAAAAAATAATACGAAGAAAAAAGGAATTAGAAATTTGGCCAGCACAAGCGTATGATTGGAATAAAAAAATTCCTGGTGGACCTTTATCTATTGGGTTTGATTCTTATTTTGGTGATGGAACTATTAACTTTCCTCCATATACTTGGATCAAAAATGACAAGGTTACAGAAGTACCAACATTAACACTACAACATCCAAAAGAAGAATTTGCTTTAGAAGGTAATTGGGAATTAAGACCAGGACCAGCAGTTAAAGATTGGGATTTTTACAAAGTTTTACCTACCGTTACAAGCTCTGCTGTAACCTTTATAAAAAATCAAGAAAATGCACAAAAACCTTTCTTTTTGTACATGGCATTTCCTTCTCCACATGCACCAATAATTCCTAATGAAGAATTTAGAGGAAAAAGTAAAGCAGGACCTTATGGTGATTGGATGTACCAAACAGATGATGCAGTTGGCCAAATTTTAGAGGCTTTAAAATTGATAAAAGCAGATGAAAATACCATTGTTATTTTTACGTCTGATAATGGCTCTGAAAGATATGCTTACGAACGCATAAAAAATTACAATCATAACAGTTCTAATCCCTTTAGAGGTGTAAAAAGAGATGTTTATGAAGGTGGACATCATGTGCCTTTTATTGTAAAATGGCCAAATAGAATAAAATCAGGAACAAAAAACACTCAATTATTTAGTCAGATTGACATTCTAAATACTTTAGCAACTATTACAAATAGCGATTTACCGAAAGGTTTTCAGCACGATAGTTATAATTTTTCTGATGTTTGGTTAACAGACACAAGTAAACCAGTTAGAGAGGTACTTGTACAAAATACATTTACATCTAAATACGCAATTAGAAAAGGCGATTGGTTGTACATTAATAATAAAGACGGATACCACTCAAGAATACCTAAATGGTTTGAAGAAGGACAACGTTTTGAAAAAGCTAAGGATACTGTACAACTCTTTAATCTTAAAGACGATATCGGACAATCTACTAATTTAGCAAGTCAATTTCCAGAAAAAGTAAAAGAATTAGCAGCAGATTTCATCAATCAACAAAAAACAGAAACTTTTAAAAACTAA
- a CDS encoding sulfatase, whose translation MKMSLLKSISLVIVLVTMLSCNKTKKETTIEKESIAANEERPNIIFIFADDWGFGDLGVYGNKEVVTPNIDKMASEGTRYTQFHVTSGVCSPSRTSVITGHFPARHRVHGHLAGHALNVKRNMPDYLDDSLPVYLPKTMQKAGYKTAHFGKWHLGGGGLPNGDPNAPEPKTYGYDEARVWNGNGPTWKGDKKWPTTRYMDNDTLWVQSSSKVAVDETLNFIKKNKGKQPMFINLWLKDPHTPLWPSEEQRKDFKGLSPSKETYYAVLKDADFHVGRLLKSLLEMGMDENTLVIFSSDNGPAAYGASLKAGSTAGLKGRKVDIYEGGVVVPFIVKWKNRVAANKVDSTSVLSTVDLLPTFANLAQIELPKDYGIDGENIATILDNKSFERTKPLFWEWRFPKVKTNHWAEGAVRKGDWKLLFNDKINKVELYNIPKDPFEKNNLAENNEEIVNELKTLWKDWKKSLPN comes from the coding sequence ATGAAAATGAGTTTATTAAAGTCTATATCATTGGTGATAGTTTTAGTTACTATGCTTTCTTGCAATAAGACTAAAAAAGAAACTACAATAGAAAAAGAGAGTATTGCAGCAAATGAAGAAAGGCCAAACATCATTTTTATTTTTGCAGATGATTGGGGTTTTGGAGATTTAGGTGTTTATGGTAACAAAGAGGTCGTCACTCCAAATATAGATAAAATGGCTTCCGAGGGTACAAGGTATACACAATTCCATGTTACTAGTGGTGTTTGTTCTCCAAGTAGAACTTCGGTTATAACAGGTCATTTTCCGGCAAGACATCGCGTTCATGGTCATTTAGCCGGACATGCTTTAAATGTAAAAAGAAATATGCCAGATTATTTAGACGATTCTTTACCTGTTTATTTACCAAAAACCATGCAAAAAGCAGGGTATAAAACAGCTCATTTTGGTAAATGGCATTTAGGTGGTGGTGGGTTGCCTAATGGCGATCCTAATGCTCCAGAACCTAAAACGTATGGTTATGATGAGGCTAGAGTTTGGAACGGGAATGGACCAACTTGGAAAGGTGATAAAAAATGGCCAACTACAAGATATATGGATAATGATACACTTTGGGTACAAAGTTCTAGTAAAGTTGCTGTAGATGAAACCCTTAATTTTATCAAAAAAAACAAAGGAAAACAACCAATGTTTATAAATCTTTGGTTGAAAGATCCACACACACCACTTTGGCCTTCAGAAGAACAGCGTAAAGATTTTAAAGGTTTATCTCCAAGCAAAGAAACGTATTATGCTGTTTTAAAAGATGCCGATTTTCATGTTGGAAGATTATTAAAATCTTTGTTAGAAATGGGAATGGATGAGAATACACTCGTAATTTTTTCTAGTGATAATGGCCCTGCTGCTTATGGAGCTTCCTTAAAAGCAGGTTCTACCGCAGGTTTAAAAGGTAGAAAAGTAGACATTTACGAAGGTGGAGTTGTTGTGCCATTTATTGTAAAATGGAAAAACCGTGTAGCAGCAAACAAGGTAGATTCTACAAGTGTACTTTCTACAGTAGATTTATTACCAACATTTGCCAATTTAGCGCAGATAGAATTACCTAAAGACTATGGAATTGATGGGGAAAATATTGCAACAATTTTAGATAATAAAAGTTTTGAAAGAACAAAACCTTTGTTCTGGGAATGGCGTTTTCCAAAAGTAAAAACAAATCATTGGGCAGAAGGAGCTGTTAGAAAAGGTGATTGGAAATTGTTGTTTAATGATAAAATTAATAAAGTAGAATTATATAATATCCCAAAAGACCCGTTTGAAAAAAATAATTTAGCAGAAAATAATGAAGAAATTGTAAACGAGCTTAAAACCTTGTGGAAAGATTGGAAAAAAAGTTTGCCTAATTAG
- a CDS encoding arylsulfatase, whose amino-acid sequence MNKKLVLLITLVGIAFSCTSQSKKITDSKVTKKPNVIIVITDDQGYGDIGAHGNTLVKTPALNKFHDESVRLTDFHVGPTCAPSRSGLMTGRYADRVGVWHTIGGVSILRKDEVTMADVFNENGYETAMFGKWHLGDTYPSRPQDKGFKYTISHGGGGVGQTPDYWDNDYFDDTYFKNGVPTKYEGYCTDVWFDEAIKYIEEKKDQPFFAYISTNAPHLPYNVPEDYYNKYKDLDIPEFQKVFYGMITNVDDNFAKLQKKLEDLKIADNTIVIFMTDNGTASGYKTVGGKLYGFNGGMKGTKNSEYEGGHRVPFFISYPGKNINGGKDVTDLTAHLDILPTLATLCDLDFPERQKKIDGSDISSLLLGTAKTIGREYLITDSQRVQSPIKWRKSAVMSDKMRLVNGTELYDIAKDPGQENDIAKQFPEKVEKMRGFYNEWWSSVSSEFNLFPIIILGSDNQNPIELTCHDTHIHDSKIPWNQNYIREAKKNPLGGEFTVEFEQSGTYQIELSRWPFESGIAINDAVKGREATISTESISDGRSMNFKSGGVKIGAWEQSLKIENGAKTLSFKGNFTKGKTNMSAWFTNDKNVDWGAFYIRVYRL is encoded by the coding sequence ATGAATAAAAAATTAGTATTGCTAATTACTCTTGTAGGAATTGCATTTTCGTGTACATCTCAGTCTAAAAAAATTACAGATTCTAAAGTAACCAAAAAACCGAATGTAATTATTGTTATTACAGATGATCAAGGTTATGGAGATATTGGGGCGCATGGAAATACATTGGTAAAAACGCCTGCTTTAAATAAATTTCATGATGAATCTGTTAGATTAACAGATTTTCATGTTGGCCCAACTTGTGCACCTTCTAGATCTGGTTTAATGACCGGTAGATATGCAGATAGAGTTGGTGTTTGGCATACAATTGGTGGCGTTTCTATTTTAAGAAAAGACGAGGTAACTATGGCGGATGTTTTTAATGAAAATGGTTACGAAACTGCCATGTTTGGTAAATGGCATTTGGGAGACACCTACCCTTCTAGACCACAAGATAAAGGTTTTAAATACACTATTTCTCATGGAGGTGGTGGTGTTGGCCAGACTCCTGATTATTGGGATAATGATTATTTTGATGATACGTATTTTAAAAATGGAGTACCAACCAAATATGAAGGATATTGTACAGATGTTTGGTTTGATGAAGCTATAAAATATATTGAAGAAAAGAAAGACCAACCATTTTTCGCTTATATTTCTACAAACGCACCTCACCTACCTTATAATGTTCCAGAAGACTATTATAACAAATACAAAGATTTAGACATTCCGGAGTTTCAAAAAGTATTTTACGGAATGATTACCAATGTAGATGACAATTTTGCGAAACTACAAAAGAAACTTGAAGATTTAAAGATTGCAGACAATACGATTGTTATTTTTATGACAGATAACGGAACTGCTTCTGGGTATAAAACTGTAGGAGGTAAATTATACGGTTTCAACGGTGGAATGAAAGGAACTAAAAATAGCGAGTATGAAGGCGGACATAGAGTTCCGTTTTTTATATCATACCCAGGTAAAAATATTAACGGAGGAAAAGATGTTACCGATTTAACAGCTCATTTAGATATTTTACCAACATTAGCAACTTTGTGTGATTTGGATTTTCCAGAAAGACAAAAGAAAATTGATGGTTCAGATATTTCTTCTTTGCTTTTAGGAACTGCAAAAACCATTGGAAGAGAATACTTAATTACAGATTCTCAACGTGTACAAAGTCCTATAAAATGGAGAAAAAGTGCTGTAATGTCTGACAAAATGAGATTGGTGAATGGTACAGAATTGTATGATATTGCTAAAGATCCAGGTCAAGAAAATGATATTGCAAAGCAATTTCCAGAAAAGGTAGAAAAAATGCGAGGTTTTTATAATGAATGGTGGAGTTCCGTATCTTCAGAATTTAACCTGTTTCCTATTATTATTTTAGGCTCAGATAATCAAAACCCTATTGAGTTAACGTGTCACGATACACATATTCACGATTCTAAAATTCCATGGAATCAGAATTATATTAGAGAAGCTAAAAAGAACCCTTTAGGAGGAGAATTTACCGTAGAATTTGAACAATCTGGAACTTATCAAATAGAATTAAGTAGATGGCCATTTGAGTCTGGTATAGCTATTAATGATGCTGTAAAAGGAAGGGAAGCAACAATATCTACAGAATCAATTAGTGATGGTAGAAGTATGAATTTTAAATCTGGTGGTGTAAAAATTGGTGCTTGGGAACAATCCTTAAAAATAGAAAATGGAGCAAAAACCTTAAGTTTCAAAGGTAATTTTACCAAAGGAAAGACAAATATGAGTGCATGGTTTACAAATGATAAAAATGTAGATTGGGGAGCTTTTTATATAAGGGTTTACAGACTATAA
- a CDS encoding flavin reductase family protein, whose product MQFFNITDILNLNKIYKINLINSCSGFKSANLLGSISDNGIYNVAVFSSVTHLGSNPPTLGFILRPTTVPRDTYKNIKETGIFTINHIWEDSIEDAHHTSAKYPKEISEFNMTNLEPEFKGKFKAPFVKNSPVQMSMKFIEEIYVSSNDVILIVAQIQELYINDELLEEDGLINLSKGNIATINGLDTYAIPKFKKRLSYQRPKDLNKIS is encoded by the coding sequence ATGCAATTTTTTAATATTACTGACATTCTAAACCTCAATAAAATATACAAAATCAACTTGATAAATAGTTGTTCTGGTTTTAAATCGGCAAATTTATTAGGTTCAATTTCTGATAATGGTATTTATAATGTTGCTGTTTTTAGTTCTGTTACTCATTTAGGTTCTAACCCACCAACTTTGGGTTTTATTTTAAGACCAACTACAGTACCCAGAGATACTTATAAAAACATTAAAGAAACTGGCATTTTTACCATTAATCATATTTGGGAAGATAGTATTGAAGACGCACATCATACATCCGCAAAATACCCAAAAGAGATTTCTGAATTTAATATGACTAATTTAGAGCCAGAATTTAAAGGCAAATTTAAAGCGCCATTTGTAAAAAATTCTCCCGTTCAAATGAGCATGAAATTTATTGAAGAAATTTATGTTTCTTCAAATGATGTTATTTTGATTGTTGCTCAAATTCAAGAATTATACATAAATGATGAATTACTTGAAGAAGACGGACTTATCAATTTATCTAAAGGTAATATTGCTACAATAAATGGTTTAGACACGTATGCAATTCCTAAATTCAAAAAAAGGCTTTCATATCAAAGGCCAAAAGATTTAAATAAAATATCATGA
- a CDS encoding SDR family oxidoreductase: protein MKILVTGATGYIGKRLIPLLLNDGHTIVCPVRDKKRAQNYYKEQKNITLVEADFLNKETLDSISKDIDAAYYLIHSMSNSAKEFHVLEEKCAFNFKQFAEKTSIKQVIYLSGITNDTKLSKHLLSRKNVEEALASKKYALTTFKAGIIVGSGSSSFEIIRDIVEKLPFMITPKWLNTKTQPLSIRDVLSFLHKALNKEELYNTSYDIFGPEIMTYKTMLLQFAEVRKLKRWIITIPVMTPGLSSYWLYFVTSTSYKLARTLVNSMGVEVIGNKSDINKILDINPISYKEAVELAFKKIEQNSIISSWKDSYISSGKLKNYVHEFINVPEYGCFKDFKKRKVKNKKTVLNKIWAIGGETGWYYGTFLWKIRGFVDQLFGGAGLRRGRRHPSELNAGDALDFWRVIYADKEKGKLLLYAEMILPGEAWLEFRIENGILYQTATFRPHGLAGRLYWYSVMPFHWFVFNGMINNINK, encoded by the coding sequence ATGAAAATTCTTGTAACAGGTGCAACAGGTTATATTGGTAAAAGATTAATTCCTTTATTATTAAATGATGGTCATACAATTGTGTGCCCTGTTAGAGATAAAAAAAGAGCTCAAAATTATTATAAAGAACAAAAAAACATAACACTTGTAGAAGCCGATTTTTTAAACAAAGAAACTTTAGATTCAATTTCTAAAGATATTGATGCAGCTTATTATTTAATACATTCTATGTCTAATTCTGCAAAAGAATTTCATGTTTTAGAAGAAAAATGTGCTTTTAATTTTAAACAATTTGCAGAAAAAACCTCTATAAAACAAGTAATTTATTTAAGCGGAATTACCAATGACACGAAACTCTCGAAACATCTATTGTCAAGAAAAAATGTAGAAGAAGCTTTGGCATCAAAAAAGTATGCTTTAACCACTTTTAAAGCAGGAATTATAGTTGGTTCTGGAAGTTCATCCTTTGAAATTATTCGAGATATTGTAGAAAAATTGCCCTTTATGATTACGCCTAAATGGCTAAACACAAAAACCCAACCTTTATCTATTAGAGATGTGTTATCATTTTTGCACAAAGCCTTAAATAAAGAAGAATTATATAATACTTCTTATGATATTTTTGGCCCAGAAATAATGACCTACAAAACCATGTTATTACAATTTGCAGAAGTACGTAAATTAAAAAGATGGATTATTACTATTCCGGTAATGACTCCTGGATTATCTTCTTATTGGCTCTATTTTGTTACCTCAACTTCATATAAATTAGCACGTACTTTGGTAAATTCGATGGGCGTAGAAGTAATTGGAAATAAAAGTGATATCAATAAAATATTAGATATTAACCCAATATCTTACAAAGAAGCTGTTGAATTGGCTTTTAAAAAAATTGAACAAAATAGTATTATTTCTAGCTGGAAAGATTCTTACATCAGCAGTGGAAAATTAAAAAATTATGTGCATGAATTTATAAATGTTCCAGAATATGGATGTTTTAAAGATTTTAAAAAGCGAAAGGTTAAAAATAAAAAAACTGTTTTAAACAAAATTTGGGCAATTGGTGGTGAAACAGGTTGGTATTATGGCACTTTTCTATGGAAAATTCGTGGATTTGTAGATCAACTTTTTGGTGGTGCAGGTTTACGCAGAGGAAGAAGACATCCATCTGAATTAAATGCCGGAGATGCTTTAGATTTTTGGCGTGTTATTTATGCTGATAAAGAAAAAGGCAAACTACTACTCTACGCAGAAATGATTTTACCTGGTGAAGCTTGGTTAGAGTTTAGAATTGAAAACGGAATTTTATATCAAACAGCAACTTTTAGACCCCATGGCTTGGCTGGCAGATTGTATTGGTATTCGGTAATGCCTTTTCACTGGTTTGTTTTTAATGGAATGATTAACAACATCAACAAATAA
- a CDS encoding PAS domain-containing protein — protein MNENIENIALLQKIFNASHQGILVINNADFIINANAKCQKMFGYNADEILEKKIETLIPEKIKKTIKKQREKFEQKPKLDGINLNLNSIGVKKNGSAFPIEINLSLTTLNNKPIVIVFLIDNTKQQSDKQKLAISEFRKAEAQRLAHVANWSWNLKTDERNWSDEFYRIYGLTPGDERLNNKTVLSFTHPDDRKKTLKEIDNAIKSYKPYKYQKRIIRPNGEIRYIIAKGKILFDEDSNPKEMYGTIQDITKHKKIEYKLKSSQEKNQAILEALPDLMVLYDKNGNYLEIHSSEGDELAIAYNENIGQNIDKILPKDVCEKIRKSFDNCEKTKKTQIIEYSLSIKDKLKHIEARIVQTDEGNFLSIIRNITKSKNVEKFILEKEQRLRLTLEAGEFGSWDWNLITNKIERDRYQNSLFGIKNNENTATYESFLNKIHPEDKERVKRTILEAIKKTKNYTLEYRVIHADSSIHWLHEKGKIFKNNHGKPIRIIGVTNNITKQKKAEEKLIESEEKLRNYTIKLEEKVTERTKELTTTVQKLVESNLNLEDQILITDEAERSALTSKLLLTNISKNFPRGLIMVVNENYCIDYIEGEELDKMEMRGVVVDGTKIDKIQVFSEERKTRLKENIKKTLSGKHLSFEIEFKGIPYLVNTTPLFNNEKIIKRALLVYNNIFEQKQVEIDILNTLKKERELSELKSRFISMASHEFRTPLSAILSSAILIEKQNGVGKEDKRINYVSKIRSNVKDLVVILNDFLSLGKLQEGKVVAQPTTFNLIDFLKLLIEEINNIKKNGQIITLQYENSIIKVVLDPKLLKHIIHNLLSNAIKYSEENQEIIIKVTPNNKLVNIKIIDQGIGIPQEDQANMFQRFYRADNAANIQGTGLGLNIVKQYTDLMDGTINFKSELNKGSTFYLEFPLKEKKDEKNIIN, from the coding sequence ATGAATGAGAACATAGAAAATATAGCTCTTTTACAAAAAATTTTCAATGCTTCTCATCAAGGTATCTTAGTAATTAATAATGCCGATTTTATAATAAATGCAAATGCTAAATGCCAAAAAATGTTTGGTTATAATGCTGATGAAATACTAGAAAAAAAGATAGAAACTCTTATTCCAGAGAAAATTAAAAAAACAATAAAAAAACAAAGAGAAAAATTTGAACAAAAACCCAAATTAGATGGAATTAATTTAAACTTAAATTCTATTGGAGTTAAAAAAAATGGATCTGCATTTCCTATAGAAATAAATTTAAGCTTAACAACCTTAAACAATAAACCAATTGTAATTGTCTTTTTAATTGATAATACAAAACAACAATCTGATAAACAAAAACTGGCAATTAGCGAGTTTAGAAAGGCTGAAGCACAACGACTTGCTCATGTAGCCAATTGGTCTTGGAATTTAAAAACCGATGAAAGAAACTGGTCTGATGAATTTTATAGAATTTACGGACTAACTCCAGGTGATGAACGTCTTAACAACAAAACTGTTCTAAGTTTTACGCATCCAGATGACAGAAAAAAAACATTAAAAGAAATTGATAATGCTATTAAAAGCTACAAACCATACAAATATCAAAAAAGAATTATAAGACCAAATGGAGAAATAAGATACATTATAGCAAAAGGAAAAATTTTATTTGATGAAGATAGTAATCCAAAGGAAATGTATGGAACCATACAAGATATTACTAAGCATAAAAAAATTGAATATAAACTAAAAAGTAGTCAAGAAAAAAACCAAGCGATATTAGAGGCTTTGCCAGATTTAATGGTTCTTTACGACAAAAATGGTAATTATCTTGAAATTCATTCATCCGAAGGAGATGAACTTGCAATAGCCTACAATGAAAATATTGGTCAAAATATAGATAAAATTCTACCAAAAGATGTTTGTGAAAAAATAAGAAAAAGCTTTGATAATTGTGAAAAAACGAAAAAAACTCAAATTATAGAATATTCGCTTAGCATTAAAGATAAACTGAAACATATAGAAGCTAGAATAGTACAAACAGATGAAGGTAATTTTTTATCTATTATACGTAATATTACAAAAAGTAAAAATGTAGAAAAATTTATTTTAGAAAAAGAACAAAGACTAAGACTAACTTTAGAAGCTGGTGAGTTTGGTTCTTGGGATTGGAATTTAATTACCAATAAAATAGAAAGAGACAGATATCAAAACTCATTATTTGGCATTAAAAACAATGAAAATACTGCAACTTATGAATCTTTTTTAAATAAAATTCATCCAGAAGACAAAGAAAGAGTAAAACGAACAATATTAGAAGCTATAAAAAAAACTAAAAATTACACTCTAGAATATAGAGTAATTCATGCTGATTCTTCTATTCATTGGTTACATGAAAAAGGTAAAATTTTTAAAAATAATCATGGAAAACCAATTAGAATAATAGGTGTAACAAATAACATTACGAAGCAAAAAAAAGCTGAAGAAAAATTAATTGAAAGTGAAGAGAAATTGCGTAACTACACTATAAAATTAGAAGAAAAAGTTACAGAACGAACTAAAGAACTTACAACTACAGTACAAAAACTAGTAGAATCTAATTTAAATCTCGAAGATCAAATATTAATAACTGATGAGGCAGAACGCAGTGCATTAACGAGTAAGTTATTATTAACAAACATTTCTAAAAACTTTCCTAGAGGTCTTATTATGGTTGTAAATGAGAATTACTGTATTGATTATATTGAAGGTGAGGAGCTTGATAAAATGGAAATGAGAGGCGTAGTTGTTGATGGAACCAAAATTGACAAGATTCAAGTTTTTTCTGAAGAACGAAAAACTAGATTAAAAGAAAACATAAAAAAAACACTTAGTGGTAAACACCTCTCTTTCGAAATAGAATTTAAAGGTATACCTTATTTGGTAAATACAACTCCGTTATTTAACAATGAAAAAATAATTAAACGAGCTTTATTGGTTTATAATAATATTTTTGAACAAAAACAAGTAGAAATAGACATCCTAAATACATTAAAAAAAGAAAGAGAATTAAGTGAATTAAAATCGCGTTTTATCTCTATGGCTTCTCATGAATTTAGAACACCATTAAGTGCTATTTTATCATCAGCAATTTTAATTGAAAAGCAGAACGGAGTTGGCAAAGAAGATAAAAGAATAAATTATGTTTCTAAAATTAGGTCTAATGTTAAAGATTTAGTAGTAATCTTAAATGATTTTCTTTCTTTAGGAAAATTACAAGAAGGAAAAGTTGTGGCGCAACCAACAACTTTTAATTTAATTGATTTCTTAAAACTTTTAATAGAAGAAATTAATAATATCAAAAAAAATGGTCAAATAATTACTTTACAATATGAAAATTCTATAATTAAAGTGGTTTTAGACCCTAAACTTTTAAAACATATAATTCATAATTTACTATCTAACGCCATAAAATACTCCGAAGAAAACCAAGAAATAATTATTAAAGTAACGCCTAATAATAAACTTGTAAACATAAAAATAATAGACCAAGGTATAGGAATACCGCAAGAAGATCAAGCAAATATGTTTCAACGATTTTATAGAGCAGATAATGCTGCAAATATTCAAGGAACTGGTTTAGGTTTAAATATTGTAAAACAGTATACAGATTTAATGGATGGCACCATTAACTTTAAGAGTGAGTTAAATAAAGGGTCAACTTTTTATTTAGAGTTTCCTTTAAAAGAAAAAAAAGATGAAAAAAATATTATTAATTGA
- a CDS encoding response regulator translates to MKKILLIEDNKDVRENTADILELENYSVITAENGKIGVEKALEFNPDIIICDIMMPVLDGYGVFENLSKKPKTASIPFIFLTAKSEKIDVRKGMNLGADDYLTKPFEENELIDAIECRIKKNNFLIKKFSKNVEGINEFLNEATAYLNLEELSKDQSAEKYIKKDCIFTEGTAAHQLFLIKSGNVKTFRTTESGKEFVTGLYSAGDFIGQLSLLSEKGLYIETASILEDAEIFSIPKADFIRLLYENKEVSNKFIDIMSNNLIDLQEHLVDMAYATVRQRTAKALLELDHKGMIKDNNHKGISMPREDFAGLIGTATETAIRMLTEFKNEGLIGIETNRKIVLLDKQTLKQIVEFG, encoded by the coding sequence ATGAAAAAAATATTATTAATTGAAGACAATAAAGATGTTAGAGAAAATACTGCTGATATTCTTGAATTAGAAAATTACTCTGTTATTACTGCCGAAAACGGAAAAATAGGCGTAGAAAAAGCTCTTGAATTTAATCCTGATATTATTATTTGTGATATTATGATGCCTGTTTTAGATGGTTATGGCGTGTTTGAAAATTTAAGTAAAAAACCTAAAACCGCAAGTATTCCTTTTATTTTTCTAACTGCTAAATCAGAAAAAATTGATGTAAGAAAAGGAATGAATCTTGGCGCTGATGACTATTTAACGAAACCTTTTGAAGAGAATGAATTAATCGATGCAATAGAATGTAGAATTAAAAAAAATAATTTTTTAATAAAAAAATTCTCTAAAAATGTTGAAGGAATTAACGAGTTTTTAAACGAAGCAACAGCATATTTAAATCTAGAAGAATTATCTAAAGATCAAAGTGCTGAAAAGTATATTAAAAAAGATTGTATTTTTACTGAAGGAACAGCAGCACATCAATTATTTTTAATTAAAAGCGGAAACGTAAAAACTTTTAGAACTACAGAATCTGGAAAAGAATTTGTTACTGGTTTATATAGTGCCGGAGATTTTATAGGTCAATTATCGCTATTAAGTGAAAAAGGATTATACATAGAAACTGCAAGTATTTTAGAAGATGCTGAGATTTTTTCAATTCCAAAAGCAGATTTTATCAGACTTTTATATGAAAATAAAGAAGTTTCAAATAAATTTATTGATATAATGTCTAATAATTTAATTGACTTGCAAGAGCATTTGGTTGATATGGCTTATGCAACTGTTAGACAACGAACTGCAAAAGCTCTTTTAGAATTAGACCATAAAGGAATGATTAAAGATAATAATCATAAAGGAATTAGCATGCCTAGAGAAGATTTTGCTGGCCTAATTGGTACAGCTACAGAAACAGCAATTAGAATGCTTACTGAATTTAAAAACGAAGGTTTAATTGGCATAGAAACCAATAGAAAAATAGTTTTACTAGATAAACAAACCCTTAAACAAATAGTAGAATTTGGATAA
- a CDS encoding DUF6327 family protein produces MMMSNSYNSFEEINNQLKILSLKKQINKQHIKLNFQNSKTIFNVTNLKNEFKRAFQEQLLSYVINNLLKRFR; encoded by the coding sequence ATGATGATGTCAAATAGTTATAATTCTTTTGAAGAAATAAATAATCAGTTAAAAATTTTGAGTCTGAAAAAACAGATTAATAAACAACATATTAAACTTAATTTTCAAAACTCAAAAACTATCTTTAATGTTACTAATCTCAAAAACGAATTTAAAAGAGCGTTTCAAGAACAGTTACTCTCGTATGTAATTAATAATTTGTTAAAAAGATTTAGGTAA